A DNA window from Pyrus communis chromosome 3, drPyrComm1.1, whole genome shotgun sequence contains the following coding sequences:
- the LOC137727771 gene encoding V-type proton ATPase subunit B2-like encodes MAVSQNNHDMDEGNLEVGMEYRTVSGVAGPLVILEKVKGPKFQEIVNIRLGDGTTRRGQVLEVDGEKAIVQVFEGTSGIDNKYTTVQFTGEVLKTPVSLDMLGRIFNGSGKPIDNGPPILPEAYLDISGSSINPSERTYPEEMIQTGISTIDVMNSIARGQKIPLFSAAGLPHNEIAAQICRQAGLVKRLEKSESLLDAGDIEDDNFAIVFAAMGVNMETAQFFKRDFEENGSMERVTLFLNLANDPTIERIITPRIALTTAEYLAYECGKHVLVILTDMSSYADALREVSAAREEVPGRRGYPGYMYTDLAQIYERAGRIEGRKGSITQIPILTMPNDDITHPTPDLTGYITEGQIYIDRQLHNRQIYPPINVLPSLSRLMKSAIGEGMTRRDHSDVSNQLYANYAIGKDVQAMKAVVGEEALSSEDLLYLEFLDKFEKKFVSQGAYDTRNIFQSLDLAWTLLRIFPRELLHRIPAKTLDLFYSRDAAN; translated from the exons ATGGCTGTTTCACAAAACAATCACGACATGGACGAGGGAAACCTAGAGGTTGGAATGG AGTACAGAACTGTGTCTGGTGTGGCCGGACCTCTGGTTATCCTTGAAAAAGTTAAG GGACCTAAGTTTCAGGAGATTGTTAATATTCGTTTGGGAGATGGAACAACTAGACGCGGTCAAGTCCTGGAAGTTGATGGAGAGAAAGCTATTGTTCAG GTTTTCGAAGGAACATCTGGAATTGACAACAAGTACACTACTGTGCAATTTACAGGAGAG GTTTTGAAAACTCCAGTCTCACTGGACATGCTTGGGCGAATCTTTAATGGCTCTGGGAAGCCCATTGATAATGGCCCCCCTATCTTGCCTGAGGCTTACCTAGACATATCTG GGAGTTCTATTAATCCTAGTGAGAGAACATATCCTGAAGAAATGATTCAGACTGGAATTTCTACAATTGATGTCATGAACTCCATTGCTAGAGGACAAAAAATCCCACTTTTCTCTGCTGCTGGTCTTCCTCATAATGAAATAGCTGCTCAGATATGTCGCCAGGCTGGTTTGGTCAAGCGGTTGGAGAAATCTGAAAGTCTTCTTGATGCTGGG GACATAGAAGACGACAACTTTGCCATTGTGTTTGCAGCTATGGGAGTAAATATGGAGACTGCACAGTTCTTTAAACGGGATTTTGAGGAAAATGGCTCAATGGAGAGAGTGACCCTTTTTCTGAATCTG GCAAATGACCCTACAATTGAACGTATTATTACTCCTCGTATTGCTCTTACTACTGCAGAATATTTGGCATATGAATGTGGGAAGCACGTTCTTGTCATTCTCACAGATATGAGTTCTTACGCTGATGCTCTTCGTGAG GTATCCGCTGCCCGAGAGGAAGTGCCTGGAAGGCGTGGATACCCCGGGTACATGTATACTGATCTGGCACAAATCTATGAGCGTGCTGGACGAATTGAAGGGCGAAAGGGCTCTATTACACAAATTCCGATTCTAACTATGCCAAATGATG ATATTACCCACCCCACTCCTGATCTTACGGGATATATTACCGAGGGACAGATATACATTGACAGGCAGCTCCACAACAGACAG ATATACCCACCAATCAATGTCCTCCCATCATTATCTCGTCTGATGAAG AGTGCTATTGGTGAAGGGATGACTCGCCGGGATCATTCTGATGTATCAAATCAG TTATATGCAAATTATGCTATTGGGAAGGATGTCCAGGCAATGAAAGCTGTGGTTGGAGAAGAAGCACTTTCTTCAGAGGACCTG CTATACCTGGAGTTTTTGGACAAATTTGAGAAGAAGTTTGTGTCCCAAGGAGCTTATGACACCCGTAACATCTTCCAGTCCCTTGATTTGGCATGGACATTGCTGCGGATCTTCCCTCGTGAGCTTCTCCACCGTATACCTGCAAAGACCCTTGACCTGTTCTACAGCAGAGATGCAGCTAATTGA